One genomic window of Magnetospirillum sp. WYHS-4 includes the following:
- a CDS encoding double zinc ribbon domain-containing protein gives MARNGSLLHGGILAQGARRALDLLLPPLCHCCGTPVGEGGILCPACWATLEVLAPPHCAACGLPFEHDVGDGALCGACLRRPPVWR, from the coding sequence ATGGCACGGAACGGCAGTCTTTTGCACGGCGGCATCCTGGCGCAGGGCGCCCGGCGGGCGCTCGACCTGCTATTGCCGCCCCTTTGCCATTGCTGCGGCACCCCGGTGGGGGAAGGGGGTATCCTCTGTCCCGCCTGCTGGGCGACCCTCGAGGTGCTGGCCCCGCCCCATTGCGCCGCCTGCGGCCTGCCTTTCGAGCACGACGTGGGGGACGGGGCCCTGTGCGGCGCCTGTCTCCGCCGCCCGCCCGTCTGGCG